A window from Dysidea avara chromosome 2, odDysAvar1.4, whole genome shotgun sequence encodes these proteins:
- the LOC136246604 gene encoding TNF receptor-associated factor 2-like, which produces MAIALRVDGGGGYDYNFVVPPPDWLICNICHCPSKDPFLSGCCGNIFCESCLEGAKKATTTTDACPICRDEEFITFRHKQADRAVRALHLFCSNKEKGCEWQGELNNIINHLQNNDGCQFEEVTCTNDCGECIRRQYLTSHFEDECIRRKVDCQYCHIAGEFQVIEGEHKEACPKFPIPCPNKCEADYIPREDIDDHRMTCPLEEVICPNDCGMRLQRCHLATHGNKDCTRRNIVCPFCQVMGEYQFIEGEHKELCPKFPVPCPNKCQADALIREDIEKHKTMCPLEAVTCPIDCGVIMKRQSLTTHVKMECPHRKVTCQYCHTTEEHQFIEGEHKEQCCKFPLACPNKCEIGSVPRENVEEHMKVCPLELIQCEYHVVGCEERMVRKDQKKHNKEKLEEHLSFTAHQLSNTQRNIATGKVAAVNSKEKQLVKFPTTGGVLDDTEPLLTGAPLNIVQTTDKFLQINAPTEKFSNVAQEDQQTRQLQDNFQQLIATTDELSQKLANMEKTITVNAGNALAKLETKFQTKITEIETSAQKRIAELENKLDQKMQQIEILLKVTWNAQIISQAGKLSSGDQVAPVIVKMLEYTKNKAEKKTWYSDPFYTHHEGYQIQACIHPDGKAHTSSCLTVRLYLMKGPYDEQLKWPLKGHCEVKLLNQISDSEHHLSNGKYYNDAGHPRVVGERIRSDTAIWYSNVFILDKGLRENTAACQYLKDDCIFLQVKYKLD; this is translated from the coding sequence ATGGCGATAGCCTTGCGCGTTGATGGTGGGGGTGGGTACGATTACAATTTTGTTGTGCCACCGCCAGATTGGTTGATATGTAACATATGTCACTGTCCCAGTAAAGACCCTTTTCTTAGTGGTTGTTGTGGTAATATATTTTGCGAGTCTTGCCTTGAAGGTGCTAAGAAAGCTACCACTACTACTGATGCTTGTCCCATCTGTCGTGATGAAGAATTTATCACTTTTCGCCATAAACAAGCCGATCGAGCTGTAAGGGCTCTTCATTTATTCTGTAGTAACAAGGAGAAAGGATGTGAATGGCAGGGTGAACTGAATAATATAATCAATCACCTTCAAAACAATGACGGTTGTCAATTTGAAGAAGTGACGTGCACTAATGATTGTGGAGAGTGTATACGACGACAATATCTGACTAGTCATTTTGAGGATGAGTGTATACGTCGTAAGGTTGACTGTCAATATTGCCACATTGCAGGAGAATTTCAAGTTATTGAGGGTGAGCACAAGGAAGCATGCCCAAAGTTCCCCATACCttgtcccaacaagtgtgaaGCTGATTACATACCTCGTGAGGATATTGATGACCACAGGATGACATGTCCACTTGAAGAAGTTATCTGCCCTAACGATTGTGGAATGAGATTGCAACGATGCCATTTAGCTACCCACGGCAATAAGGACTGTACACGTCGAAATATTGTCTGTCCATTTTGTCAAGTTATGGGAGAATATCAGTTTATTGAAGGAGAGCATAAGGAACTGTGTCCTAAGTTTCCTGTACCCTGTCCTAACAAATGTCAAGCTGATGCCCTAATCCGTGAGGATATTGAAAAACACAAGACGATGTGCCCACTCGAAGCCGTTACCTGCCCAATTGATTGTGGAGTAATCATGAAGCGACAATCTTTAACCACCCATGTTAAGATGGAATGCCCACATCGAAAAGTCACCTGTCAGTATTGCCACACTACAGAagaacatcagtttattgaaggtgaacacaaggaacagtgcTGTAAGTTCCCTTTAGCCTGTCCTAATAAGTGTGAAATTGGTAGTGTCCCAAGAGAAAATGTAGAAGAACACATGAAGGTGTGCCCACTAGAGTTAATCCAGTGTGAGTATCATGTGGTGGGTTGTGAGGAGAGGATGGTTCGTAAGGATCAGAAGAAGCACAACAAGGAGAAGCTTGAAGAACACTTGTCCTTTACTGCACACCAGCTGAGTAATACTCAACGCAATATAGCTACTGGTAAAGTTGCGGCAGTGAACAGCAAAGAGAAACAATTAGTAAAGTTTCCAACAACAGGAGGAGTCTTGGATGATACCGAGCCACTCCTGACTGGGGCTCCACTTAATATTGTGCAGACAACTGACAAGTTCTTGCAGATCAATGCACCAACAGAAAAGTTCTCAAATGTTGCACAAGAAGACCAGCAAACAAGACAATTGCAAGATAACTTTCAACAACTCATTGCTACCACAGATGAACTATCTCAGAAACTTGCCAATATGGAAAAGACCATCACTGTCAATGCTGGTAATGCACTTGCTAAACTGGAGACCAAATTTCagacaaagatcactgagattgAAACTTCTGCCCAGAAGAGAATCGCTGAACTAGAAAATAAACTGGACCAGAAGATGCAACAAATTGAAATCTTGCTAAAAGTTACATGGAATGCACAGATAATCTCTCAAGCAGGAAAGCTATCATCTGGTGATCAAGTTGCTCCAGTGATTGTGAAGATGTTAGAGTATACTAAGAATAAGGCAGAAAAGAAAACGTGGTACAGTGATCCATTCTACACTCATCATGAGGGGTACCAAATACAAGCGTGCATTCATCCAGATGGGAAAGCCCATACTAGTTCTTGCCTTACAGTTAGATTATATCTCATGAAGGGTCCGTATGATGAACAGCTAAAATGGCCACTGAAGGGACATTGTGAGGTGAAGTTGTTGAACCAGATAAGTGACAGTGAACACCACTTGAGCAATGGGAAGTATTATAATGATGCTGGTCATCCAAGGGTAGTGGGGGAGCGTATTAGAAGTGACACTGCAATTTGGTATAGTAATGTGTTCATTCTTGACAAAGGCCTTCGCGAAAACACAGCCGCATGTCAGTACCTCAAGGATGACTGTATTTTCCTTCAAGTAAAGTATAAACTAGACTAA
- the LOC136243210 gene encoding uncharacterized protein, protein MESRLLFLMLSIGSFFVLSEGVGIPDNSTLNCAEDGDCGPDDGDFCQKECPANDFPPHTTLLQQPVVLNENTFVVIPSTRRPEFGDEFTFYANFSQAPNNIAYLLFYGSDPNAINFAVHLDSVTIQGRTRLTIEYSDGEAIFDIPTLSDGNEHCLLITFPLVRVFVDDVQVDLSGALNLGFFELPASNVNPNLGVSDGDAINLLVGGVPPNVGYFNGTINQVAIFNGYLFANSSVCSLMDTSIVRYGRCTHYLTLGEICPPPTVESTEFCLEDLDRCDPSLRCFPGILGTHTCQYVPPICTSDDDCREGSYCGEEQPSYISEGYLESDASTISGDKTSYISSSTKFDGLTVITRPATDHPDLDRDLTIFAILQQDSDNDGYVIAKGADRNTVDWALYLQSSESQIILSYRTVNGTTYMITFMNVAIADVYNHSVSAVIDGTNSRALLFIDGEIVRVENNIPECQFQPGFNDLLIGGIPEGPHIKSVKDRFSGTISYLAVYNTALTYGEIAQLNSATTSKFSLERYCREYVKEEGLCYLGDSSDYMCDETTRCVPIVKNSIIVSVPVLSGGRLTTQQRHLTAQLPQAGSDFSITDVIGRCVTLCTCDTPQLSNKVCGADGRTYDSECYADCARVQVADPTGPCTLTYADLNRMRN, encoded by the exons ATGGAGTCCCGCCTACTCTTTCTGA TGTTGAGCATTGGAAGCTTCTTTGTGTTGTCAGAAGGAGTAGGCATACCTGATAACTCAACATTAA ATTGTGCTGAAGATGGAGACTGTGGACCA GATGATGGAGACTTCTGCCAGAAGGAATGTCCAGCAAATGATTTCccaccacacactacactactgcAACAACCAGTTGTACTGAATGAGAACACTTTTGTTGTTATTCCATCTACCAGAAGACCAGAATTTGGAGATGAGTTCACATTTTATGCTAATTTCAGTCAAGCTCCAAACAACATTGCATATTTACTCTTCTATGGCAGTGATCCGAATGCCATTAATTTTGCTGTTCATTTAGATAGTGTGACAATTCAAGGCAGAACAAGGTTAACCATTGAATACAGCGATGGTGAAGCTATATTTGATATTCCTACACTGAGTGATGGAAATGAACACTGTCTGTTGATTACGTTTCCTCTAGTAAGAGTGTTTGTTGATGATGTACAAGTTGACCTGTCAGGAGCATTGAATTTGGGTTTCTTTGAACTTCCAGCTTCAAATGTTAATCCAAACTTAGGA GTTAGTGATGGTgatgccattaacctactagtAGGAGGGGTACCACCTAACGTTGGTTACTTTAATGGAACAATCAATCAAGTAGCAATATTCAATGGATACCTGTTTGCTAATAGTTCAGTGTGTTCACTAATGGATACCAGTATTGTACGATATGGTAGATGTACACATTATCTCACACTTGGTGAGATTTGTCCACCACCAACTGTTGAGAGTACTGAATTCTGTTTGGAAGACTTGGACAG GTGTGATCCATCATTGAGGTGTTTCCCAGGTATCCTGGGTACTCACACTTGTCAATATGTTCCTCCAA TTTGTACTAGTGATGATGATTGTCGTGAAGGATCTTATTGTGGAGAAGAGCAGCCATCTTATATTAGTGAGGGTTACTTAGAGTCTGATGCATCAACAATTAGTGGTGACAAGACCAGTTACATTTCATCATCTACCAAATTTGATGGACTAACTGTTATCACAAGACCAGCTACAGATCACCCTGATCTTGATAGAGACCTGACCATATTTGCTATCCTACAACAAGATAGTGACAATGATGGTTATGTTATTGCTAAAGGTGCTGACAGGAACACAGTAGATTGGGCATTGTACTTACAATCCAGTGAAAGTCAAATAATACtatcatacagaacagttaatGGTACAACGTATATGATAACCTTTATGAATGTGGCTATTGCTGATGTTTACAACCACTCTGTTAGTGCAGTAATAGATGGTACTAATAGTAGAGCTCTACTCTTTATTGATGGAGAGATTGTTAGAGTGGAAAACAATATCCCAGAATGTCAGTTCCAACCTGGG TTCAATGATCTCCTCATTGGAGGAATACCAGAAGGACCACACATAAAGAGTGTTAAGGATCGATTCAGTGGTACCATCTCATATCTTGCTGTCTACAACACTGCTTTGACCTATGGTGAAATAGCACAACTCAACTCTGCCACTACTAGTAAATTCAGTTTGGAACGATATTGTAGAGAATATGTTAAAGAAGAAGGATTGTGTTATCTTGGTGATAGCAGTGATTATAT GTGTGATGAAACTACCAGATGTGTTCCAATAGTAAAGAACAGTATAATTGTTAGTGTTCCAGTGTTATCTGGTGGTCGACTGACTACACAGCAACGTCATTTAACAGCTCAGTTACCACAGGCTGGTAGTGACTTTAGTATTACAGATGTTATCGGTCGTTGTGTTACTCTGTGTACCTGCGACACTCCTCAGTTAAGTAATAAAGTGTGTGGAGCTGACGGAAGAACTTATGATAGTGAATGTTATGCTGATTGTGCTCGTGTACAA GTGGCAGATCCTACTGGACCTTGTACACTGACCTACGCTGATCTTAACAGAATGAGGAACTAG